Proteins encoded within one genomic window of Malaclemys terrapin pileata isolate rMalTer1 chromosome 22, rMalTer1.hap1, whole genome shotgun sequence:
- the SLC30A2 gene encoding proton-coupled zinc antiporter SLC30A2 translates to MADGEEKRHLLEEPGDRSYLSVSEKNFRNSMLKYVPDMSSIELGLPGNQHCHSNRAAGSHYGSEKQRARRKLYVASVICLVFMTGEVVGGYLAHSLAIMTDAAHLLTDFASMMISLFSLWMASRPATKTMNFGWHRAEILGALLSVLSIWVVTGVLVYLAVERLLSNNYEIEGGAMLITSACAVAVNIIMGVTLHQSGHGHSHQGRTHHGHSKQRNTSVQAAFIHVVGDLLQSVGVLVAAYIIYFKPEYKYVDPICTFLFSILVLGTTLTILRDVVLVLMEGTPKGVDFNNVKEILLSINGVKALHSLHIWALTVSHPVLSVHIAINENADAQTILKEASSQLQGAFNFHTTTIQIENYSEDMRDCRECQSPSD, encoded by the exons ATGGCGGACGGGGAGGAGAAGCGGCACCTGCTGGAGGAGCCCGGAGACAG GTCCTATCTGAGCGTCTCCGAGAAGAACTTTCGCAATTCCATGCTCAAGTACGTTCCAGACATGTCCTCCATTGAGCTGGGCCTCCCGGGGAACCAGCATTGTCATTCCAACCGGGCTGCTGGCAGCCACTATGGTTCCGAAAAGCAGCGGGCTCGAAGGAAACTCTACGTCGCATCCGTGATCTGCCTGGTCTTTATGACCGGAGAAGTCGTAG GGGGATACCTGGCCCACAGCCTGGCCATCATGACAGACGCAGCTCACCTGCTGACGGACTTCGCCAGCATGATGATCAGTCTGTTTTCTCTGTGGATGGCCTCGCGGCCGGCTACTAAAACCATGAACTTTGGCTGGCACCGAGCAG AGATCCTGGGGGCCCTGCTCTCCGTGCTGTCGATCTGGGTGGTGACCGGAGTCTTGGTTTACCTGGCAGTGGAGCGTCTGCTCTCAAACAACTACGAGATCGAAGGGGGCGCCATGCTCATCACCTCCGCCTGCGCTGTGGCAGTGAATATCAT AATGGGAGTCACTCTTCACCAGTCGGGTCATGGGCACAGCCACCAGGGCCGTACCCACCATGGCCACAGCAAGCAGCGGAACACCAGCGTCCAGGCCGCCTTTATCCATGTGGTCGGGGACCTGCTGCAGAGCGTTGGCGTCCTGGTAGCTGCATACATCATATATTTCAAG CCAGAGTACAAATACGTAGACCCCATCTGTACCTTCCTGTTCTCAATCCTGGTCCTTGGAACGACGCTGACCATCCTCCGGGATGTCGTCCTAGTGCTGATGGAAG GTACCCCGAAAGGGGTGGACTTTAACAACGTGAAGGAGATCTTGCTGTCCATCAATGGTGTGAAAGCCCTTCACAGCCTCCACATCTGGGCCCTGACTGTGTCGCACCCGGTGCTGTCAGTCCATATAGCGATCA ATGAAAACGCCGATGCACAGACCATCCTGAAGGAGGCTAGTTCCCAACTGCAAGGAGCGTTCAATTTCCACACCACCACCATCCAGATCGAGAACTACTCGGAGGACATGAGAGACTGCCGGGAATGCCAGAGCCCCTCCGACTGA